One window of Triticum dicoccoides isolate Atlit2015 ecotype Zavitan chromosome 5A, WEW_v2.0, whole genome shotgun sequence genomic DNA carries:
- the LOC119304376 gene encoding THO complex subunit 1-like, with protein MAEPSPPPPPPSNSGLRILLAKDRAPTSSPSAPAAVSSHADRDRIIGVFRTALSRNEAPEAFALQAVQEAIKPQKQTVLVLEENQTLENALRRLLQELVSSAVQSGKGIMQYGNSLDSGESNCLITRLLDIMLYLCERGHVEGGMVFQLLEDLTDMSTIKDCKDVFGYIESKQDVLGKQELFGRGKLVMLRTCNQLLRRLSKSNDVVFCGRIIMFLAHFFPLSERSALNIKGVFNTSNETKYEKDATDGISVDFNFYQTLWSLQEHFRNPSLTTTNPTKWQKFASNLTVVLSTFEAQPLSDADGKHNNLEQEEDAAFNIKYLTSSKLMGLELKDASFRRHILVQCLIFFDYLKAPGKSDKEGPSESMKEEIKSCEERVKNLLEMIPPKGKEFLQSIEHILEREKNWVWWKRDGCPAFEKQPFEKKSGQAGARKRKPRWRLGNKELAQLWKWAELNPDALTDSDRVRMPSVTEYWKPLAEDMDTSAGIEEEYHHKNNRVYCWKGLRFQARQDLEGFSRFCDYGIEGVVPPELLPPDVRAKFNSKPGEKAKRPKREDTKGTSAHPREPQVAAATPETDGGGSGGDQEEGAVPMDSDNGAGEDGQKRSPGEVSGPESGQCEAEDDGEDSTKSAHSRDRR; from the exons ATGGCggagccctcgccgccgccgccgccgccgtccaactCCGGCCTCCGGATCCTCCTCGCCAAGGACCGGGCGCCCACTTCCTCTCCCTCCGCGCCCGCCGCCGTCTCCAGCCACGCCGACCGCGACCGCATCATC GGAGTGTTCCGGACGGCGCTGTCCAGGAACGAGGCCCCCGAAGCTTTCGCCCTCCAGGCAGTTCAGGAAGCGATTAAGCCTCAG AAGCAAACGGTGCTGGTTCTAGAGGAGAACCAGACCTTGGAGAATGCTCTTCGAAGGCTGCTGCAGGAACTTGTG TCATCTGCAGTTCAATCGGGTAAAGGAATTATGCAGTATGGAAACTCATTGGATAGCGGGGAAAGTAATTGCCTGATAACACGTCTTCTTG ATATCATGCTTTACCTTTGTGAAAGAGGGCATGTTGAGGGTGGCATGGTATTCCAGTTATTGGAAGATCTGACGGATATGTCAACTATCAAAGACTGCAAAGATGTCTTTGGGTATATTGAGAGCAAGCAGGATGTCTTGGGGAAG CAAGAGCTATTTGGGCGTGGCAAGTTGGTTATGCTGAGGACTTGCAACCAACTACTTCGAAGACTTTCAAAG TCGAACGATGTGGTGTTCTGTGGACGCATTATCATGTTCCTGGCACATTTCTTCCCGTTGTCAGAGCGTTCAG CTCTCAATATCAAGGGAGTTTTCAACACATCAAATGAAACTAAGTATGAGAAAGATGCCACTGACG GAATTTCTGTTGATTTCAACTTCTACCAGACCCTTTGGAGTTTGCAG GAGCATTTCAGGAACCCTTCTTTGACTACTACAAATCCAACAAAATGGCAAAAGTTTGCATCTAATTTAACG GTCGTGTTGAGCACATTTGAAGCTCAGCCTCTCAGCGATGCTGATGGAAAACATAATAATCTTGAGCAGGAGGAAGATGCTGCCTTTAATATTAAGTACCTTACTAGCAGTAAATTGATGGGTTTGGAG TTGAAAGACGCAAGTTTTCGACGCCACATCCTTGTCCAATGCCTTATATTTTTTGACTATCTCAAG GCCCCTGGAAAGAGTGACAAAGAAGGTCCATCCGAGAGCATG AAAGAGGAAATCAAATCCTGTGAAGAGCGTGTCAAGAATCTTCTGGAGATGATTCCACCGAAAGGGAAGGAGTTCCTACAAAGCATCGAGCATATTCTTGAGCGGGAGAAAAACTGG GTATGGTGGAAGAGAGATGGATGCCCAGCATTTGAAAAACAACCTTTTGAAAAGAAGTCAGGACAAGCTGGAGCCAGAAAACG TAAGCCAAGGTGGAGATTGGGAAACAAGGAACTTGCTCAACTGTGGAAATGGGCAGAATTAAACCCT GATGCTTTGACTGATTCTGACCGAGTCCGCATGCCATCCGTTACAGAATATTGGAAACCACTTGCAGAAGAT ATGGACACATCTGCCGGAATTGAGGAGGAGTATCATCACAAAAATAACCGC GTTTATTGTTGGAAAGGTTTACGGTTTCAAGCCCGACAAGATCTGGAAGGATTTTCTCGA TTTTGTGACTACGGGATCGAAGGGGTTGTACCTCCCGAGCTGTTGCCACCCGACGTGCGCGCCAAATTCAATTCAAAGCCCGGGGAGAAGGCCAAACGGCCTAAACGGGAAGACACAAAAGGCACTTCAGCTCACCCCAGGGAGCCACAG GTTGCCGCGGCCACGCCCGAGACGGACGGTGGCGGCAGCGGGGGCGACCAGGAGGAAGGCGCGGTGCCGATGGACTCCGACAATGGCGCAGGGGAGGACGGCCAGAAGCGCAGCCCCGGCGAGGTCTCTGGGCCTGAGTCAGGGCAGTGCGAGGCTGAGGACGATGGGGAAGATAGCACGAAAAGCGCGCATAGTAGAGATCGTCGGTAG